In the genome of Myxococcales bacterium, one region contains:
- a CDS encoding Smr/MutS family protein — MPRRASRWTPSDLHGLSAADARERLRAFLHDKRARGERCVLVIHGKGEGSPGGVGVLRGEISRLALAGRGKIYVLLRR, encoded by the coding sequence TTGCCGCGGCGGGCTTCCCGGTGGACGCCCTCGGACCTGCACGGCCTGTCGGCCGCCGACGCACGCGAACGCCTGCGCGCGTTCCTTCACGACAAGCGCGCTCGTGGCGAGCGGTGCGTCCTCGTGATTCACGGCAAGGGCGAGGGCTCACCGGGCGGCGTCGGCGTGCTCCGAGGCGAGATTTCCCGCTTGGCTCTCGCAGGGCGCGGCAAGATTTACGTCTTGCTGCGTCGCTGA
- a CDS encoding M28 family peptidase, translating into MASGTAALLEGARALQSGPPLDRDVIVLFTDGEELRTPRRREPSGKSTRSPRTSSRPSTSMREGATAASRCSTRHRTTALIAALPHVPRLQASSLVSVLARLAAKRHRRDNLQEGRRPHDELRLRRHRALPSRHRLA; encoded by the coding sequence ATGGCTTCAGGCACGGCCGCGCTCCTCGAAGGCGCCCGCGCGCTCCAGAGCGGCCCGCCGCTCGACCGCGACGTGATCGTCCTTTTTACCGACGGCGAGGAGCTTCGGACTCCTCGGCGCCGGGAGCCTTCAGGCAAGAGCACCCGTTCGCCGAGGACGTCGTCGCGGCCTTCAACTTCGATGCGCGAGGGAGCCACGGCAGCGTCGCGATGTTCGACACGTCACCGGACAACGGCGCTCATCGCGGCGCTCCCGCACGTGCCGCGGCTCCAGGCGAGCTCGCTGGTGTCGGTGCTCGCGCGGCTCGCTGCCAAACGACACCGACGCGACAATCTTCAAGAAGGCCGGCGTCCCCACGATGAGCTTCGCCTTCGCCGG